In Crassostrea angulata isolate pt1a10 chromosome 6, ASM2561291v2, whole genome shotgun sequence, a genomic segment contains:
- the LOC128186725 gene encoding mucin-2-like, whose translation MAFLKQCLIFLLVWIGLINGQSTPLFKANGKVVWQSEGFKFEENTSSTVGGTAGRFTSPIPVSPMVRESTFVILPAEGTQSGDLTPDFDNVHIESIDNKIQGKSSLTESVINESVDQTQTTNDVAEASIVDTLSQPEELTSTAGNIDDAATENKTTAVPADVVIEGERLDANIKSTNPDVIFTTSSTRNSDVETPAHNSTKTTSASPIHISKSGDGVAILSSSPKLNDISTTTVTYIPEEDFQTTTDTLDNSDNTMTTSSTTGPFSIDSFVNMLLSDKMQAEVTGTDEIQQREKETNPEPLPKLETTPEPTTEKATTPEPTTENATTPEPTTEEATTSEPTTEKATTPEPTTEKAITPESTTETAFTPEPTTEKATTPEPTTEKAITPEPNTEKETTSEPTTEKATTPEQTTEKTSASEPITELETTPELTTEKAITPEPTTEKATTPGPTTEKAITPESTTEKATTPEPTTEKATTHEPTTEKTTTLRPTPENTTDSEPTTEKATSPKPTTEKATTPEPTTEKATTPEPTTEKSTTPEPTTEKATTPEPTTERATTPEPTTEKATTPEPKTEKATTLKPAEKAITPEPTTEKATTPEPTTERATTPEPTTEKATSPEPKTEKAITPEPTTETAFTPEPTTEKPTDSEPTTEKATTPKPTEKATTPEPTTEKATTPEPTTEKSTTPEPTTEKATTPEPTTEKTTTLKPTEKAITPKPTTEKATTPEPTTERATTPESTTEMATTSEPTKKAITPEPTTEKSTTPEPKTEKATTPEPTTEKATTPEPTTEKATDPEPTTEKATTPKPTEKATTPEPTTEKATTPEPTTEKATTPEPTTEKATTPEPTTEKETTPKPTTEKTIASEPITELETTPELTTEKVTTPEPTTEMATTPEPTKKAITPEPTTEKSTTPEPTTEKATTPEPTTEKATTPEPITELETTPELTTEKAITHEPTTEKATTPKPTEKATTPEPTTEKATTPEPTTEKATTPEPTTEKATTPEPTTEKATTPKPTTEKTIASEPITELETTPELTTEKATTPEPTTEKAFTPEPTTEKATDTEPTTEKATTPKPTEKAITPEPTTEKATTPEPTTEKATTPEPTTEKATTPEPTTEKATTPEPTTEKATTPKPTTEKTIASEPITELETTPELTTEKATTPEPTTEKATTPEPTTEKATTPEPTTEMAISPEPTTEKATTPKPTTGKTIASEPITELETTPELTTEKAITHEPSTEKATTPEPTTEKATTSESTTEKATTPEPTTEKATTPDPTTEKTTTLRPTPENATVSEPTTEKATSPKPTTEKATTPEPTTEKATTPEPTTEKATTLKSTEKAITPEPTTEKATTPEPTTEMATTPEPTKKAITPEPTTEKTITPEPTTEITTEKATTLKPTEKAITPEPTTEMATTPEPTTEKTTTPEPTTEKATTLKPTEKAITPEPTTVKATTPEPTTEKKITPEPTTELQTTPELTTAKTTTPKPIEKVTTPEPTTEKATTHEPTTEKAFTPEPTTEKATTPEPTTQKPTTAAPTTQTSATSKILTSTAAPLENLCVNSVYIDSIGYNKYPGSCNKFVQCYNNYQNTKAVLRECPAGLFWHQDHAMCKSPDKVPCFEDHCLNLGVDAYKRSGGCRSYFSCEYGVSVPTCCKKGFRFDGKACVKDSSCNDICVTPNDLKRKLSQQMCRFLPDKNNRFGYLTLEHSGIRFRACPYGTEFSARQCGCTWIQFTAYQNPRKEVCKPDFKMNFDTNSFRELSGSNMAFYVENAVAQNGAAKFRGNGKITIWGFMNKELGHDFAVRIRFKPFNTEGGYGMLVSNCGHEGLPTVEISMQDKKARLIAKSMHSSSPSVLEYHIVPYEWNEISYHYNGNTFTAEINGNSISEQLIGGIETSPNPMFIGGCPKPGSGFNGLIDNVEIYSTCVPSNFLQ comes from the exons ATGGCATTTTTGAAGCAATGTCTAATTTTCTTACTTGTTTGGATCGGATTAATAAACGGCCAATCTACACCACTTTTCAAAGCCAATGGAAAAGTCGTATGGCAAAGTGAAGGATTCAAATTTGAAGAAAACACATCTTCGACAGTTGGCGGTACAGCTGGCCGGTTCACCTCGCCAATACCAGTGTCACCTATGGTGAGGGAAAGTACATTTGTCATACTGCCAGCCGAGGGAACCCAATCTGGAGACTTGACACCAGATTTCGATAATGTTCACATAGAATCAATAGATAATAAGATTCAAGGTAAAAGTTCGCTAACAGAATCAGTGATAAATGAGTCTGTTGATCAAACCCAAACTACTAATGACGTTGCTGAGGCTTCCATTGTGGATACACTTTCTCAACCGGAGGAGTTAACGTCTACTGCAGGTAACATTGACGACGCAGCCACAGAAAATAAAACTACGGCAGTACCCGCGGACGTGGTTATAGAAGGTGAAAGACTTGATGCTAACATAAAATCCACAAATCCTGATGTAATCTTTACAACAAGTTCTACCCGTAACAGCGACGTGGAAACCCCTGCGCATAATTCAACCAAAACAACTAGTGCGTCTCCTATTCATATCTCAAAAAGCGGCGATGGAGTTGCGATTTTATCTTCTAGTCCAAAATTAAACGACATTAGTACAACAACTGTAACATATATTCCAGAAGAAGACTTTCAGACGACGACAGACACATTAGATAATTCAGATAACACTATGACAACTTCATCAACAACCGGGCCTTTTTCGATTGATTCCTTTGTAAACATGCTTTTATCAGATAAGATGCAAGCTGAAGTTACAGGCACTGATGAAATCCaacaaagagaaaaagaaactaATCCAGAACCCTTACCTAAATTGGAAACAACCCCTGAACCAACAACAGAAAAGGCAACTACCCCTGAACCAACAACAGAAAATGCAACTACCCCTGAACCAACAACAGAAGAGGCAACTACCTCTGAACCAACAACAGAAAAGGCAACTACCCCTGAACCAACAACTGAAAAAGCAATCACCCCTGAATCAACAACAGAAACGGCGTTTACCCCTGAACCAACAACAGAAAAGGCAACTACCCCTGAACCAACAACAGAAAAAGCAATTACCCCTGAACCAAATACCGAAAAGGAAACAACATCCGAACCAACAACAGAAAAAGCAACTACCCCTGAACAAACAACAGAAAAGACAAGTGCATCAGAACCCATAACTGAATTGGAAACTACCCCTGAACTGACAACAGAAAAAGCAATTACCCCTGAACCAACAACAGAAAAGGCAACTACCCCTGGACCAACAACAGAAAAAGCAATTACCCCTGAATCAACAACAGAAAAGGCAACTACCCCTGAACCAACAACTGAAAAAGCAACCACCCATGAACCAACAACAGAAAAGACAACCACCCTTAGACCAACGCCAGAAAATACCACTGACTCTGAACCAACAACAGAAAAGGCAACTTCTCCTAAACCAACCACTGAAAAGGCAACCACCCCTGAACCAACAACAGAAAAGGCAACCACCCCTGAACCAACAACAGAAAAATCAACTACCCCTGAACCAACAACAGAAAAGGCAACCACCCCTGAACCAACAACAGAAAGGGCAACTACCCCTGAACCAACAACAGAAAAGGCAACTACCCCTGAACCAAAAACTGAAAAAGCAACCACCCTTAAACCAGCAGAAAAGGCAATTACTCCTGAACCAACAACTGAAAAGGCAACCACCCCTGAACCAACAACAGAAAGGGCAACTACCCCTGAACCAACAACAGAAAAGGCAACTTCCCCTGAACCAAAAACTGAAAAAGCAATCACCCCTGAACCAACAACAGAAACGGCATTTACCCCTGAACCAACAACAGAAAAGCCAACCGACTCTGAACCAACAACAGAAAAGGCAACTACCCCTAAACCAACAGAAAAGGCAACCACCCCTGAACCAACAACAGAAAAGGCAACTACCCCTGAACCAACAACAGAAAAATCAACTACACCTGAACCAACAACAGAAAAGGCAACCACCCCTGAACCAACAACAGAAAAGACAACCACCCTTAAACCAACAGAAAAGGCAATTACTCCTAAACCAACAACTGAAAAGGCAACCACCCCTGAACCAACAACAGAAAGGGCAACTACCCCTGAATCAACAACAGAAATGGCAACTACCTCTGAACCAACAAAAAAGGCAATTACTCCTGAACCAACAACAGAAAAGTCAACCACCCCTGAACCAAAAACTGAAAAAGCAACCACCCCTGAACCAACAACAGAAAAGGCAACTACCCCTGAACCAACAACAGAAAAGGCAACCGACCCTGAACCAACAACAGAAAAGGCAACTACCCCTAAACCAACAGAAAAGGCAACTACCCCTGAACCAACAACAGAAAAAGCAACTACCCCTGAACCAACCACTGAAAAGGCAACAACACCAGAACCAACAACAGAAAAAGCAACTACTCCTGAACCAACAACAGAAAAAGAAACTACCCCTAAACCGACAACAGAAAAGACAATTGCATCAGAACCCATAACTGAATTGGAAACTACCCCTGAACTGACAACAGAAAAGGTAACTACCCCTGAACCAACAACAGAAATGGCAACTACCCCTGAACCAACAAAAAAGGCAATTACTCCTGAACCAACAACTGAAAAGTCAACCACCCCTGAACCAACAACAGAAAAGGCAACTACCCCGGAACCAACAACTGAAAAAGCAACCACCCCTGAACCAATAACTGAATTGGAAACTACCCCTGAACTGACAACAGAAAAGGCAATTACCCATGAACCAACAACAGAAAAGGCAACTACCCCTAAACCAACAGAAAAGGCAACTACCCCTGAACCAACAACAGAAAAAGCAACTACCCCTGAACCAACCACTGAAAAGGCAACAACACCAGAACCAACAACAGAAAAAGCAACTACTCCTGAACCAACAACAGAAAAAGCAACTACCCCTAAACCGACAACAGAAAAGACAATTGCATCAGAACCCATAACTGAATTGGAAACTACCCCTGAACTGACAACAGAAAAGGCAACTACCCCGGAACCAACAACTGAAAAGGCATTTACCCCTGAACCAACAACAGAAAAGGCAACCGACACTGAACCAACAACAGAAAAGGCAACTACCCCTAAACCAACAGAAAAGGCAATTACCCCTGAACCAACAACAGAAAAGGCAACTACCCCTGAACCAACAACAGAAAAAGCAACTACCCCTGAACCAACCACTGAAAAGGCAACAACACCAGAACCAACAACAGAAAAAGCAACTACTCCTGAACCAACAACAGAAAAAGCAACTACCCCTAAACCGACAACAGAAAAGACAATTGCATCAGAACCCATAACTGAATTGGAAACTACCCCTGAACTGACAACAGAAAAGGCAACTACCCCTGAACCAACAACAGAAAAAGCAACTACCCCTGAACCAACCACTGAAAAGGCAACAACACCAGAACCAACAACAGAAATGGCAATTTCTCCTGAACCAACAACAGAAAAAGCAACTACCCCTAAACCGACAACAGGAAAAACAATTGCATCAGAACCAATAACTGAATTGGAAACTACCCCTGAACTGACAACAGAAAAGGCAATTACCCATGAACCATCAACAGAAAAGGCAACTACCCCTGAACCAACAACAGAAAAGGCAACTACCTCTGAATCAACAACAGAAAAGGCAACTACCCCTGAACCAACAACTGAAAAAGCAACCACCCCTGACCCAACAACAGAAAAGACAACCACCCTTAGACCAACGCCAGAAAATGCCACCGTCTCTGAACCAACAACAGAAAAGGCAACTTCCCCTAAACCAACCACTGAAAAGGCAACAACACCTGAACCAACAACAGAAAAAGCAACCACCCCTGAACCAACAACAGAAAAAGCAACCACCCTTAAATCAACAGAAAAGGCAATTACTCCGGAACCAACAACTGAAAAGGCAACTACCCCTGAACCAACAACAGAAATGGCAACTACCCCTGAACCAACAAAAAAGGCAATTACTCCTGAACCAACAACTGAAAAGACAATTACTCCTGAACCAACAACAGAAATAACAACAGAAAAAGCAACCACCCTTAAACCAACAGAAAAGGCAATTACCCCTGAACCAACAACAGAAATGGCAACTACCCCTGAACCAACAACAGAAAAGACAACCACCCCTGAACCAACAACTGAAAAGGCAACTACCCTTAAACCAACAGAAAAGGCAATTACTCCTGAACCAACAACAGTAAAAGCAACTACCCCTGAACCAacaacagaaaagaaaattacacCAGAACCCACAACTGAATTGCAAACTACCCCTGAACTGACAACAGCAAAGACAACCACCCCTAAACCAATAGAAAAGGTAACTACCCCTGAACCAACAACAGAAAAGGCAACTACCCATGAACCAACAACAGAAAAGGCATTTACCCCTGAACCAACAACAGAAAAGGCAACAACTCCAGAACCAACAACTCAAAAACCAACTACAGCTGCACCAACAACTCAAACATCAGCAACTTCTAAAATCTTGACTTCAACGGCAGCTCCTCTAGAAA ATTTATGTGTTAATAGTGTCTACATTGACAGTATCGGCTACAACAAATATCCCGGTTCCTGTAACAAATTTGTCCAATGTTATAACAACTACCAGAACACCAAAGCTGTTCTAAGGGAATGCCCCGCTGGGTTATTCTGGCATCAAGACCATGCTATGTGCAAATCTCCAGACAAGGTCCCGTGCTTTGaag accaCTGTCTCAACCTCGGCGTAGATGCTTACAAACGTTCAGGTGGTTGTAGATCCTATTTCTCTTGTGAATATGGAGTTTCCGTTCCTACCTGTTGCAAAAAGGGCTTCCGATTTGATGGAAAGGCCTGCGTGAAAGATAGCTCGTGTAACGACATTTGTGTAACACCAAatgatttgaaaagaaaactgaGCCAACAAA TGTGCAGGTTTCTGCCGGACAAGAACAATCGTTTTGGGTACCTTACCCTAGAACACAGCGGTATCCGTTTTCGGGCTTGTCCTTATGGAACTGAGTTCAGTGCCCGCCAGTGTGGATGTACATGGATCCAGTTCACAGCTTACCAAAATCCAAGAAAAGAAG TTTGCAAACCTGATTTCAAGATGAATTTCGACACAAACTCATTCAGAGAACTTTCCGGATCCAACATGGCGTTCTATGTTGAAAACGCCGTTGCTCAAAACGGTGCGGCTAAATTTAGAGGAAACGGGAAAATAACCATTTGGGGCTTTATGAACAAGGAGCTTGGACACGACTTTGCTGTAAGAATTCGTTTTAAGCCCTTTAACACTGAAGGAGGATATGGAATGCTGGTGTCCAACTGTGGACACGAGGGTCTTCCGACGGTTGAGATTTCGATGCAAGACAAAAAAGCTAGACTGATTGCTAAGAGTATGCATTCTAGCTCTCCCTCTGTTCTTGAGTATCACATAGTG ccTTATGAATGGAACGAAATTTCTTATCATTACAATGGAAATACTTTCACTGCGGAAATTAATGGCAACAGCATCTCCGAACAACTGATTGGCGGAATAGAAACAAGTCCGAACCCGATGTTTATTGGAGGTTGTCCGAAACCAGGATCCGGATTTAACGGGTTAATAGACAAC gttGAAATCTACAGTACATGCGTCCCGTCTAATTTCCTACAGTAA